TTAGTTCCAGGTGAGCGTCTGGCCGCCTGTCGAGAGAGGCGCTATGCCTTCATACCGAGATGGGATGCCGCGATGACTATTGCGGCCACGGTCATCGGGGCACCACCAACCATCAGTAGCCCCCAGAAGGCGGTCCAATGCGCCACTCCGTAGGCGGTCATTGCTGCCAGTGCGAGCACTGCTGACAAGGACACCCACGGTCGCATCGCCAGCATGGCGACAGTTGGTGCCCCAGTCGCGCAACCCAGGGGGATCGCCAACGTCCGGGAGTGGCGACGCGTGCCGTCCCGGTCGCGTTCTGGGATGATGGTTCGGGTCAAGCCCCGAGTAGTGGTGTAACTCGTTTCTGATCCTTCGGGGGTCAGGCGGGTAGTTGCATCAGTGGATCGGTGGTCGCCTCCGTCGGTGTTGGGGTGTCGGTGGTCAGGGTAAGTCGGCAGCGGCTGAGGACTTCGAGTCCGAGGTAGCGGCGGCCTTCGGCCCATTCGTCGGTCTGTTCGGCCAGGACGGCGCCGATGAGGCGGATGATGGCGTCGCGGTTGGGGAAGATGCCCACAACGTCGGTGCGGCGGCGGATCTCGCGGTTGAGCCGTTCGGTGGGGTTGTTAGACCAGATCTGGCGCCACACGTCGTCGGGGAACCCGGTGAAGGCGAGCAGGTCCTCGCGGGCGTCGCCGAGGTGGTCGGCGACCTCGGGCAATCGGCCGTCGGTGTATTCGAGGAGCCGGTCGAACTGCTCGTGCACCGCGGTGGCGGTGGGCTGGTCATACACGCTGTGCAGCATCGCTTTTACCGCCGGCCACATGGACTTGGGGCACACTGCCATGAGGTTGGCGGCGTAGTGGGTGCGGCAGCGCTGCCATACCGCGCCGGGCAGGTTCGCTGCGATCGCCTCGATGAGCCCGGCATGAGCATCGGAGGTCACCAAGCGCACCCCGCCCAGGCCGCGGGCCACCAGGTCGGCGAAGAAGGTGTTCCACGATGCCTTGGTCTCACTGGTGGCCACCTGCATGCCCAACACCTCGCGGTGGCCGTCGCCATTGACGCCGGTCGCCAGCAGCACGACGGCCTTGACGACCTGCTTGTTCTCACGAACTTTGATCGTCAACGCATCGGCGGTGACGAAGGTGAACGGTCCGGCTTCGTCGAGGCGGCGGTGCCGGAATGCGGCGACCTGCTCGTCGAGGTCTTCGGCCATGCGTGAGACCTGCGACTTCGACAGTGAGTCGAT
The sequence above is drawn from the Gordonia rubripertincta genome and encodes:
- a CDS encoding IS256 family transposase; translated protein: MTAPHIVDPAGLLGQALADASPDLMRELLQTMINALLSADADAVCGAEWNARSSERTNRRNGYRHRPLDTRVGTVDVAIPKLRSGSYFPEWLLERRKRAESALITVVADCYLAGVSTRRMDKLVKTLGIDSLSKSQVSRMAEDLDEQVAAFRHRRLDEAGPFTFVTADALTIKVRENKQVVKAVVLLATGVNGDGHREVLGMQVATSETKASWNTFFADLVARGLGGVRLVTSDAHAGLIEAIAANLPGAVWQRCRTHYAANLMAVCPKSMWPAVKAMLHSVYDQPTATAVHEQFDRLLEYTDGRLPEVADHLGDAREDLLAFTGFPDDVWRQIWSNNPTERLNREIRRRTDVVGIFPNRDAIIRLIGAVLAEQTDEWAEGRRYLGLEVLSRCRLTLTTDTPTPTEATTDPLMQLPA